The Pirellulales bacterium DNA window AGCCCGAGCGACATCGATTATCTGACTGTTACCGTGCCTGCAGGAGATACCCTGTCGCAGATTATTCTGGAGTCCTTCAGCTCGACGGATCAAAAGGGATTCATCGGCATCCAAAGCGGCACGACGTTTACCGAGCCGCCAACCGGAACCAATGTTGCGAATCTATTGGGATACACGCATTTCGGTCCAGGGGCGGGCAACGTCGGGCTCGATATTCTTCCCTCGATGGGGACGGGCGCGGGTTCGCAAGGATTTACGGCGCCGTTGGCGGCCGGTTCTTATACATTTTGGATTCAGCAATTGGGCGCGCTGACGAACTACGATTTCAACTTCGCCGTGACCCGGGTGCCGGAGCCGTCGTCATTGCTGCTGGCGGTCGTTGGGCTTGGGATATTGCCGCTGCTTGCGCACCGCCGTCGTCATGCGAGAGCGTGACGATCTCATAGCGGCCGGTAGCTGTCTTTATCGCGGCGGAGGCGCTATTTACTTTCCTCGTCGGTACGCGGCACTCGTTTCGGCACGGCGAGGAAAAGGGCATTGCATTCCTCTTCGAGCACGCCCCCCAGGATCTTCGTCTTGCGAAAAGTGGTGCGGCGCAAAACTTCCTCAGCCCGAATGTCGATTTGCCACCATCCGAGCCGTTGCAAGAAGGGAATCGACGAGCCGTAGACGACCCAGCTGATGCCGGCCCATTCGATGGCTGCCTGACACATCGGACACGGCTCGGCCGTGGTGTAAAGTGCCAGTGCCGGCCAATCCGCATCAGGTTGTTTGGCGGCGAGCCGATTAATGACGTCGATTTCGCCGTGAAACGTAGGACTATCGGCCGAGCGATTATGGCCTTCGGCAGCGACATTGCCCGAGTGGATGTCGACCAGCACCGCTCCGAAAGGTAGTTTCGGCACTTCGCGTGCCTGGGCAATCGCAAGGCGCATAAAGCGATCGTGATTCAGCGGCAACTCGGCGGCGACTGAGGATGTGGAATTGGCATCGGGTGTTGCCTTGATCTCTTCAGTAGAGTTGCCCTGAGATCGCTTGCGACGGGGCAACCAGGCGGTCGTGGCGCCAACAACACCGCCAGCGGCAAGGCCCATCAGAAAGCGGCGACGCCCCGATTCGTCGCGCGGCGCGTCAAGCTTCGATACCGTCATGTGCGAGTCTCCGCGTGGTTGTACGTGTCATTCGTCGGGCAACAAGACGACGACCAAAAGCGTGGCGAGCGTTTCTGTGAACAGCAAGCGATGCGTAGCGGCCAGTTGATAGGCCAGCGGCGAAGGAAGCGCTTCGCAGGCAATTTGAAATGCCCCCCACAGCCCGAGGCTGGCTGCGAAAGTAATGGCGAGTAGCCGCCGTCCATCGCGCGCGGCGAAATTCTGGATTGTCAGCCCACTCCACCAGAACAAGATCATGACCGCGGCTTCCCACAGAATGACGCCGGCAAATAGCAGACCCGCCAGCGAGTCTGGCAGATTGTAGGGAGCCAGCACTTCCAGGATCGCCTGATAGTTGCCCGAGCTATAGAGCCAGCGCTCTGGCAGCAGGCCGAGATTTTTGAGCGCATCGCACGCGTTGCCGGCCACGACCAGCGTCAACCATATGGCCCAAAATATGAGCAATAAGCGTTTTAACGTGCGC harbors:
- a CDS encoding nucleoside deaminase is translated as MTVSKLDAPRDESGRRRFLMGLAAGGVVGATTAWLPRRKRSQGNSTEEIKATPDANSTSSVAAELPLNHDRFMRLAIAQAREVPKLPFGAVLVDIHSGNVAAEGHNRSADSPTFHGEIDVINRLAAKQPDADWPALALYTTAEPCPMCQAAIEWAGISWVVYGSSIPFLQRLGWWQIDIRAEEVLRRTTFRKTKILGGVLEEECNALFLAVPKRVPRTDEESK